In one window of Chryseobacterium viscerum DNA:
- a CDS encoding OprO/OprP family phosphate-selective porin: MAFFSIKKKSLILCMLACGLSAYAQNQDFLKTTPPPQEEDNVKYPQLQIKGLFQARYLVGMSRDVDVNGLHHTDGSGTDNNFMLKYMRVQVRAQISKRTEVVVLANLADFKNDPKSRVLENAYLKYTFNPKLAITVGQFRPWFGIEETYPIDIIKSLDWSNQYTEFGKLGWTSFQIGMSATGQLQLGEIPFQYAVSVVNGNGKNQINDNDNGKQYSTRLVFGLSKKYNFNVGLNGGIGEVFSKKVYALGVDLSSLIQFDSKWSLDMQLEAKQATNHVLYNSIAPELRPENPDQYLIRGAYFLPNLRYEINHKNLSAFELSCRYEYLDTNFRMASNPRQTITPMFGLEFLKNYGARIQLGVQFDRYKYQVENTSQYNNNLFIVQVQSRF, from the coding sequence ATGGCCTTTTTTTCGATTAAAAAGAAAAGCCTGATCCTGTGCATGCTGGCCTGTGGGTTATCAGCTTATGCACAAAATCAGGATTTTCTGAAGACCACACCTCCTCCACAGGAAGAAGACAATGTAAAATATCCGCAGCTGCAGATCAAAGGTCTTTTTCAGGCACGTTATCTGGTAGGAATGTCCAGGGATGTTGATGTCAACGGACTTCATCATACCGATGGTTCCGGAACTGATAATAATTTCATGCTCAAATACATGAGGGTTCAGGTTCGGGCGCAGATCAGTAAACGCACAGAAGTGGTTGTCTTAGCCAACCTTGCGGACTTTAAAAATGACCCTAAAAGCAGAGTTCTTGAAAACGCGTATCTGAAGTATACTTTCAATCCCAAATTAGCCATTACCGTAGGGCAATTCAGACCTTGGTTCGGTATTGAAGAAACTTATCCTATTGATATTATTAAATCTTTAGATTGGTCTAATCAGTATACGGAATTCGGAAAACTGGGCTGGACAAGTTTCCAGATCGGAATGTCTGCCACAGGACAGCTTCAGTTGGGAGAAATTCCTTTCCAATATGCTGTTTCGGTAGTCAACGGAAATGGAAAAAACCAGATCAATGATAATGATAACGGAAAGCAGTATTCTACCCGCCTTGTCTTCGGATTATCCAAAAAATACAATTTCAATGTAGGTCTGAACGGAGGTATTGGGGAAGTTTTCAGCAAAAAAGTATACGCACTGGGAGTAGATCTGAGCTCATTGATTCAATTTGATTCAAAATGGAGTCTTGACATGCAGCTGGAAGCCAAACAAGCCACCAACCATGTTCTGTACAACTCCATTGCCCCTGAATTGCGACCTGAGAATCCAGATCAGTATCTGATCCGCGGAGCTTATTTCCTTCCGAATCTAAGATATGAGATCAACCATAAAAACCTCAGCGCCTTCGAATTATCCTGCCGTTACGAATACCTTGATACCAATTTCAGAATGGCTTCCAACCCAAGACAAACGATCACTCCTATGTTCGGATTGGAATTTCTGAAAAATTATGGAGCAAGAATTCAATTGGGGGTTCAGTTTGACCGTTACAAATATCAGGTGGAAAACACATCACAATACAATAACAATCTATTCATTGTCCAGGTACAAAGTAGGTTTTAA
- a CDS encoding linear amide C-N hydrolase: MKKFPLILFSLVLAVGLWNPSEACTRVVYKGPQNTVITARSMDWRDEIPANLWVFPKGIDRNGQTGSKSVKWTSKYGSLISSSWDIASADGMNEKGLVANLLWLGESQYPKFDGKGSKKGLAISLWAQYYLDNFATVKEAVEFSRKEPFVIVSDYIPGTERFTTIHLSISDASGDNAVFEYIDGKLVIHHDPSYTVMTNSPVFEEQLALNNYWKGIPGTVMLPGTNRAADRFVRASYYVNAIPQTADTRTAVASVFSVIRNCSVPYGITSATEPNISSTRWRSVSDQKNLVYYFETVFTPNTFWVDLKDFDLSPKGKVMKLDLSNNNTYNGKSNANFKESAPFTFLGLK, encoded by the coding sequence ATGAAAAAGTTCCCATTAATTTTATTTTCTCTGGTCCTCGCTGTAGGATTATGGAATCCATCAGAAGCATGTACAAGAGTAGTTTACAAAGGACCCCAAAACACTGTCATTACAGCCCGTTCTATGGACTGGCGTGACGAAATCCCTGCCAATCTGTGGGTTTTCCCAAAAGGAATAGACCGCAACGGGCAGACAGGCTCTAAATCTGTAAAATGGACTTCCAAATACGGAAGCCTCATCAGCTCTTCATGGGATATTGCTTCAGCAGACGGAATGAACGAAAAAGGACTGGTTGCCAACCTGCTTTGGTTAGGAGAATCCCAGTACCCGAAGTTTGATGGAAAAGGAAGTAAAAAGGGACTTGCTATATCATTATGGGCACAATATTATCTCGATAATTTTGCCACAGTAAAAGAAGCTGTAGAGTTTTCACGCAAAGAACCTTTCGTTATTGTAAGTGATTATATTCCAGGAACAGAAAGATTTACAACAATCCACCTTTCCATTTCTGATGCTTCCGGAGACAATGCCGTATTTGAGTATATTGACGGTAAACTGGTCATTCATCATGATCCGTCTTACACCGTAATGACCAATTCGCCTGTTTTTGAAGAACAGCTGGCCCTTAACAATTACTGGAAAGGAATTCCGGGAACGGTTATGCTTCCGGGAACCAACCGTGCTGCAGACCGCTTTGTAAGAGCTTCTTACTATGTAAATGCAATTCCGCAAACAGCCGATACCCGTACAGCTGTGGCCAGTGTTTTCAGTGTGATCAGAAACTGCTCTGTCCCTTATGGAATCACTTCAGCAACGGAACCTAACATTTCGTCCACAAGATGGCGTTCTGTCTCAGATCAGAAAAATCTGGTGTATTATTTTGAAACGGTTTTCACACCAAATACTTTCTGGGTAGATCTTAAAGATTTCGACCTGAGCCCTAAGGGAAAAGTGATGAAACTGGACCTGAGTAATAATAATACTTACAACGGCAAATCCAATGCAAATTTTAAAGAATCCGCACCGTTTACATTCTTAGGATTAAAATAA
- a CDS encoding ATP-binding protein, whose translation MNFIECHEEPIHIPGSIQSFGYLIGIDAESRTITFFSRNISDIFTIESPEKLFDRMLTDFPESFQSIINSEIYTSLERFTRRKNETYFDKIFIGEKEYHFSVFKSGPYIFLEFEEVLINPDKRISNKYDNFYIIDNEKELWNHLLETLSKVVNYDRMMVYKFMMDGSGKVIAEKKNENMESFLGLHYPESDIPKQARELYLKKRKRIFSNVYADTVPILSKSPENIDLTFSASRGMSPIHGQYLKNSGAASSFSISIIIDDHLWGLVTCQNVEPKHIDLEDRVQAGIFTALAANAYSSFKSKSELNYRLELNEKVSQLKTEFLKHNNLFDSLIECKTDIRNLPEADGLAIVSDESIITDGSTPNPETVNRIVQWALENTNERIYVSRSFLKDYGEELDLPKNAAGIIIYFIERDKNEMLIWFRKEFDEHINWAGNPEKKIGVFSQNGEERQMISPRTSFHIFTENIKGSSKRWNSRNISAVQAVRDLILETSHKNYIAIKRLNDELKKVNEELDSFSYTISHDLGTPLTVMKLNAQMLLGNLAEDTGKSKTKINTIIEEIDNMAEMMQDVLQLSRAKHSEVQLESLKTAHTIEKISQNAKMTYGSPNSEIIIKECPDVLADKTMLHQVFLNIINNAVKYSSHKDFPKVEIEGTEDGQTIIYRVSDNGIGIPEEEKHKMFKIFNRMDNAKQFKGNGVGLSIVYRIMKRIGGNVDYESSSEGTSFILTFKKPYI comes from the coding sequence ATGAATTTTATAGAATGCCATGAAGAACCTATCCATATTCCGGGTTCTATACAAAGTTTTGGTTATTTGATTGGCATTGATGCGGAGTCCCGTACCATTACTTTTTTTAGCAGGAATATCTCGGATATATTTACAATCGAAAGTCCGGAAAAACTTTTCGACAGGATGCTTACGGACTTTCCGGAAAGTTTCCAGAGTATTATCAATTCGGAAATATATACTTCACTGGAAAGGTTTACCAGACGTAAAAACGAAACTTATTTTGACAAGATTTTCATTGGTGAAAAAGAATACCACTTTTCTGTTTTCAAGAGTGGACCTTATATTTTCCTGGAATTTGAAGAAGTGCTGATCAATCCTGACAAAAGGATTTCCAATAAATATGATAATTTTTACATCATTGATAATGAAAAAGAACTCTGGAATCATCTTCTGGAAACCCTGTCGAAGGTGGTGAACTATGACCGGATGATGGTTTATAAATTCATGATGGATGGTTCAGGAAAAGTAATTGCCGAAAAGAAAAATGAGAATATGGAAAGCTTTCTGGGACTTCATTACCCGGAATCTGATATTCCCAAACAGGCACGTGAGCTTTATCTGAAAAAAAGAAAAAGAATCTTCAGCAATGTATATGCGGATACGGTTCCTATTTTAAGCAAAAGTCCGGAAAATATCGATCTTACTTTCTCTGCATCCAGAGGAATGTCGCCTATTCACGGGCAGTATCTTAAAAATTCTGGAGCCGCTTCAAGCTTCAGTATTTCGATTATTATTGATGATCACCTTTGGGGATTGGTAACCTGCCAGAATGTAGAACCTAAGCATATTGACCTTGAGGACAGAGTACAGGCCGGAATTTTCACTGCTCTGGCTGCTAATGCATATTCATCTTTCAAGTCCAAGAGCGAACTGAACTACCGTTTGGAGCTGAATGAGAAAGTGTCTCAGCTTAAAACGGAGTTTTTAAAACATAATAACCTGTTTGATTCTCTTATTGAGTGTAAAACAGACATCAGAAACCTACCTGAGGCAGACGGGCTTGCTATTGTTTCAGATGAAAGCATCATAACAGACGGCAGTACTCCCAATCCGGAAACTGTCAATAGAATTGTACAATGGGCGTTGGAGAATACCAATGAGAGAATTTATGTGAGCCGAAGCTTTCTTAAAGATTACGGTGAAGAACTGGATCTGCCTAAAAATGCTGCAGGTATTATTATTTATTTTATTGAAAGGGATAAGAATGAAATGCTGATCTGGTTCCGGAAAGAGTTTGATGAACATATCAACTGGGCTGGAAATCCGGAGAAAAAGATTGGTGTATTTTCTCAAAACGGAGAGGAAAGGCAAATGATATCGCCGAGAACTTCCTTCCATATTTTTACAGAAAATATCAAAGGGAGTTCTAAAAGATGGAATTCCAGAAACATAAGTGCTGTACAGGCTGTAAGGGATTTGATTTTAGAAACCTCTCACAAAAATTATATTGCTATCAAAAGGCTTAATGATGAGCTTAAGAAAGTGAATGAAGAGCTTGACAGTTTTTCTTATACCATTTCTCATGATTTAGGAACTCCATTGACGGTGATGAAGCTGAATGCCCAGATGCTTCTGGGAAATCTTGCTGAAGATACCGGAAAAAGCAAAACGAAGATCAATACAATTATCGAGGAGATTGATAATATGGCTGAAATGATGCAGGACGTATTACAGCTTAGCCGTGCCAAGCACAGTGAAGTTCAGCTTGAAAGCCTTAAAACGGCTCATACTATTGAGAAAATATCTCAAAATGCCAAGATGACTTATGGGAGTCCGAACAGTGAAATTATCATTAAGGAATGCCCGGATGTACTGGCTGATAAAACGATGCTTCATCAGGTATTTCTTAATATTATCAATAATGCTGTGAAATATTCTTCCCACAAAGATTTTCCGAAGGTGGAAATTGAAGGCACAGAAGATGGGCAGACTATTATTTACAGGGTTTCAGACAATGGTATTGGTATTCCTGAAGAGGAGAAGCATAAGATGTTTAAAATCTTCAACAGGATGGATAATGCCAAGCAATTTAAAGGAAACGGAGTAGGGCTGTCTATTGTATACCGTATTATGAAAAGAATAGGAGGAAATGTGGATTATGAAAGCAGCAGTGAGGGAACGTCCTTTATTTTAACGTTTAAAAAGCCTTATATTTGA
- a CDS encoding biliverdin-producing heme oxygenase: MVSEYLKQNTAEYHDAAEKLFNSEKIFNKTFTLEDYKKIIHTNYLMLLHSEDKIFRSLSGKYAEKLQLEARKKLSLIEKDLKSLSLENQSASHNLEFNNEHEALGAMYVIEGSTLGGNVIAKQLSKTEGFDEVTFNFFGCYQENTGPMWKNFKEVLDTEIAEENYHEVLSGAKKLYTFLLNVN, from the coding sequence ATGGTATCAGAATATCTTAAACAGAACACGGCAGAGTATCACGATGCAGCAGAGAAACTTTTTAATTCTGAAAAGATTTTTAATAAAACTTTCACTTTGGAGGATTATAAAAAAATCATTCATACCAATTATCTGATGCTTCTTCACAGTGAAGACAAAATATTCCGTAGCCTTTCTGGTAAGTATGCAGAAAAACTTCAGCTTGAAGCAAGAAAAAAACTTTCCCTTATTGAAAAGGATCTGAAAAGTCTTTCCCTGGAAAATCAATCCGCTTCTCACAATCTTGAATTTAACAACGAACATGAAGCACTTGGAGCGATGTATGTGATTGAAGGCTCTACGCTTGGAGGAAATGTTATCGCGAAACAGCTTTCTAAAACGGAAGGCTTTGATGAGGTTACTTTCAACTTTTTCGGATGTTATCAGGAAAATACAGGCCCTATGTGGAAAAATTTCAAGGAGGTTCTGGATACGGAAATCGCTGAAGAAAACTACCATGAAGTGCTTTCTGGTGCTAAAAAGCTCTACACGTTTTTACTGAACGTCAACTAA
- a CDS encoding malate dehydrogenase encodes MKVTVVGAGAVGASCAEYIAMKNFCSEVVLVDIKEGFAEGKAMDLMQTASLNGFDTKITGTTGDYSKTAGSHVAVITSGIPRKPGMTREELIGINAGIVKDVTENLVKHSPEVIIIVVSNPMDTMAYLVHKTSGLPKHKIIGMGGALDSARFKYRLAEALEAPISDVDGMVIAAHSDTGMLPLLSKATRNGVPVTEFLSEDQQKYVIEETKVGGATLTKLLGTSAWYAPGAAVSVMVQAIACDQKKMIPCSLMLEGEYGQNDICLGVPAIIGANGVESIVNVTLTAEEQLKFAEAANAVREVNGDLKF; translated from the coding sequence ATGAAAGTAACTGTAGTAGGTGCAGGCGCTGTAGGAGCAAGCTGTGCGGAATACATCGCAATGAAGAACTTCTGTTCAGAAGTAGTTTTGGTAGACATTAAAGAAGGGTTTGCTGAAGGGAAAGCAATGGATTTGATGCAGACAGCATCTCTTAACGGATTTGATACAAAAATTACGGGTACAACAGGAGATTACAGCAAAACTGCAGGTTCTCATGTAGCAGTAATCACTTCAGGGATCCCAAGAAAACCTGGAATGACAAGAGAAGAATTGATCGGTATCAATGCTGGTATCGTGAAAGACGTTACTGAAAACTTAGTAAAACATTCTCCGGAAGTGATCATTATTGTGGTTTCTAACCCAATGGATACTATGGCTTACCTTGTACACAAAACTTCAGGTCTTCCTAAGCACAAAATCATCGGAATGGGTGGTGCATTAGACTCTGCAAGATTCAAATACAGATTGGCTGAAGCGTTAGAAGCTCCAATTTCTGATGTTGACGGAATGGTAATCGCTGCTCACAGTGATACAGGTATGCTTCCATTATTGAGCAAGGCAACAAGAAATGGTGTTCCTGTAACTGAATTCTTAAGTGAAGATCAACAAAAATATGTAATCGAAGAAACTAAAGTAGGAGGAGCTACTCTTACAAAATTATTAGGAACTTCAGCCTGGTATGCTCCAGGTGCAGCAGTTTCTGTAATGGTTCAGGCAATTGCATGTGATCAAAAGAAAATGATCCCTTGTTCTTTAATGCTTGAAGGAGAATACGGACAAAACGATATCTGCTTAGGAGTTCCTGCTATCATCGGAGCAAACGGAGTAGAATCTATTGTAAACGTAACGCTTACTGCTGAAGAGCAATTGAAATTCGCTGAAGCTGCTAACGCGGTAAGAGAGGTGAATGGAGATCTTAAATTTTAA
- a CDS encoding alpha/beta fold hydrolase: MKTIALLLFFFVSLTTISAQNRTSGSFYETSDHVKIKYKISGKGEACIYIPGGPGQGYPSFELMGGNSLEKNMQMVYMDQRGSGASGTSKNYHLDKMVQDIEELRQHLKLKRVFLLAHSFGGIIAVSYAKKYPQHTKGLILANVTLHFLNDESLKEQIEYGNSLLQTKNRAVPKDSLSSELSKISSALRKKRIGYKFLTEDIETIKQTDKIDSLHPRIIDFGMAVISKPKDFPEYYADYAPITKDIHVPVLIITGKKDKAVGTQHYKTFRFPNQKIVSIDGGHLLYYEKNKEFVNAVNSFVKTTK, encoded by the coding sequence ATGAAAACAATTGCCCTCCTACTCTTTTTCTTTGTTTCCCTGACTACAATTTCAGCTCAGAATCGCACATCTGGAAGCTTTTATGAAACCTCAGATCATGTAAAGATCAAGTATAAAATCTCCGGAAAAGGAGAAGCATGCATTTATATTCCAGGTGGTCCCGGACAGGGTTATCCATCTTTTGAATTGATGGGTGGAAACAGTCTGGAAAAAAACATGCAGATGGTTTATATGGATCAGCGGGGATCGGGTGCATCCGGTACTTCTAAAAATTATCATCTTGACAAAATGGTTCAGGATATTGAAGAACTGAGACAGCATCTCAAATTAAAAAGGGTTTTCCTGCTGGCTCACTCCTTTGGCGGAATCATTGCAGTCAGTTATGCAAAAAAATATCCCCAGCATACCAAAGGACTCATTCTTGCCAATGTTACCCTTCATTTTCTGAATGATGAATCTCTCAAAGAACAGATTGAATATGGAAACAGTCTTTTACAGACAAAAAACAGAGCAGTTCCTAAAGACAGCCTTTCTTCAGAACTTTCAAAAATAAGCAGTGCACTAAGAAAAAAAAGAATCGGATATAAATTCCTGACCGAAGATATCGAAACCATAAAACAGACGGATAAAATAGACTCTCTTCATCCCCGTATCATCGACTTCGGAATGGCCGTCATTTCAAAACCTAAAGATTTTCCGGAATATTATGCTGATTATGCTCCCATCACAAAAGATATTCATGTTCCTGTCCTTATCATTACGGGAAAAAAGGATAAAGCAGTGGGAACTCAGCATTATAAGACTTTCCGGTTTCCCAATCAGAAAATAGTTTCCATTGATGGCGGACATCTTTTGTATTATGAGAAAAATAAAGAATTTGTGAATGCTGTCAACAGTTTTGTGAAAACAACTAAATGA
- a CDS encoding winged helix-turn-helix transcriptional regulator codes for MSKKKLSSTNTINEHYLDDRCTLNKVLKIIGKRWVAEVLLLITHDVSRFSQLKETLTGISDNVLSSVLNELVKSNLITKKIFNEVPLKVEYHITPSGSELTKVMHQLCSWGKQNIPYEVRILPGSMK; via the coding sequence ATGAGTAAAAAGAAGCTGAGTTCCACCAATACAATAAATGAGCATTATCTGGATGACAGATGTACCTTGAATAAAGTATTAAAGATTATTGGTAAACGATGGGTAGCAGAAGTTTTATTACTGATTACCCATGACGTTTCCCGATTCTCTCAATTGAAGGAAACATTGACTGGGATTTCAGATAATGTATTATCTTCGGTACTCAATGAATTGGTTAAATCAAATCTGATCACCAAGAAAATATTCAATGAGGTTCCTTTAAAAGTTGAATATCACATTACACCCAGCGGCTCAGAACTCACAAAGGTGATGCACCAGCTCTGCAGCTGGGGAAAACAAAATATTCCCTATGAAGTTAGAATTCTTCCGGGATCTATGAAATAG
- a CDS encoding zinc-dependent alcohol dehydrogenase family protein produces the protein MKAYQVSKEFSISSLELVDRSYPELLPNEVLVKMKANSLNYRDLMVVTGYSSWKPPVGRVPVSDGVGIIVEKGSAVTNLDVNDRIAGLFLPKWIDGKLTDEKLGGSLGGTKTDGLLQEYAVFDQNEVIKVPDFLSDEEAATLPCAGLTAWHGIIEKGDIKPGSTVLIQGTGGVSLFSAQFALMAGADVILLSSSDEKLALGKKMGINHLINYRQIPEWEKNIMDITSGRGVDHIVEVVGGSHINRSINVIALDGTISVIGLMGGLSAELNTVKIMSRQIRLQGIEVGSKEMFTHMNEALRTHQIHPVIDHIYPFEDAKSAFSHLEKGATGKIVIKY, from the coding sequence ATGAAAGCATATCAGGTAAGTAAAGAGTTCAGTATATCTTCTCTTGAGCTGGTGGACAGATCTTATCCGGAACTTTTACCGAATGAAGTATTAGTGAAAATGAAAGCCAATTCCCTTAACTATAGAGATCTGATGGTGGTAACAGGCTATTCTTCATGGAAACCTCCGGTAGGAAGGGTGCCGGTTTCTGATGGAGTGGGTATCATTGTAGAAAAGGGAAGTGCAGTCACAAATTTAGATGTAAATGACCGCATTGCCGGATTATTTTTACCCAAATGGATAGATGGAAAATTGACTGATGAAAAGCTAGGTGGTTCTCTTGGTGGTACAAAAACAGATGGGCTGCTGCAGGAGTATGCTGTATTTGACCAAAATGAAGTCATTAAAGTTCCTGATTTTTTAAGTGATGAGGAAGCTGCAACTTTACCTTGTGCTGGATTGACAGCATGGCATGGCATCATTGAAAAAGGAGATATTAAACCGGGGAGTACAGTTCTCATCCAGGGAACAGGCGGAGTTTCTTTGTTTTCAGCTCAATTTGCTTTGATGGCTGGTGCTGATGTGATTTTATTATCAAGCAGTGATGAAAAACTGGCATTGGGTAAAAAGATGGGAATTAACCACCTTATCAATTACCGTCAAATTCCTGAGTGGGAAAAAAATATAATGGATATTACCAGTGGAAGAGGAGTAGACCATATTGTGGAAGTGGTAGGAGGAAGTCATATCAACCGATCCATAAATGTAATTGCCCTCGACGGAACCATCTCAGTTATTGGCTTAATGGGTGGATTAAGTGCCGAACTGAATACCGTAAAAATTATGTCCAGACAAATCAGACTGCAGGGAATAGAAGTAGGTTCCAAAGAAATGTTTACCCATATGAATGAAGCTTTGAGAACACATCAGATACATCCTGTCATTGATCATATATATCCATTTGAAGATGCAAAATCTGCTTTTTCTCATCTTGAAAAGGGAGCAACGGGAAAAATTGTGATAAAGTATTAG